From Onychostoma macrolepis isolate SWU-2019 chromosome 05, ASM1243209v1, whole genome shotgun sequence, one genomic window encodes:
- the kremen1 gene encoding kremen protein 1 isoform X1: protein MDPWRIAALLLAACLGASASDQFDTECYTANGEDYRGRQNQTSLEGGRPCLFWNETFQHPYNTIKYPNGEGGLGPHNFCRNPDGDVRPWCYIADLEDGIYWKYCDIPTCQMPGNLGCFKDSGDPTPLSGGYQTSNKLTIQNCISFCRNQRYKLAGMESGYACFCGNDIDYHRHGDAPSTECNHVCFGDHTQPCGGDGRVIVFDTKVGACGGNYTSPSAVIYSPDFPDKYKPGRVCYWTIQVPGASVILFNFTFFNIVDQTDMVELLDGFSNQVVARFDGRNPPRDIVNVTADFVILYFYSDRTNEAQGFSVLYHALSNQAVTPLEEDDDGDEEDTSTVQPHTGSTTAKSNTSQNGKSSLRYYVITSSPANMPGQWHEPGRTAGHSTMWTIYALAALLTLTVIAMVAKLLLHLTVKSPSIPSISGSDSCAQSTTSEPWIIFYRPSTISLFKKKLKNHHGDLSPLVGN, encoded by the exons AGTGTTATACAGCAAATGGAGAGGACTACAGAGGTCGACAGAACCAGACAAGCCTGGAAGGAGGAAGACCGTGCCTTTTCTGGAATGAGACTTTCCAGCATCCATACAACACCATCAAATACCCCAATGGAGAAGGAGGTCTTGGACCACACAACTTCTGCAG GAACCCAGATGGAGATGTTCGGCCGTGGTGTTATATCGCAGATCTCGAGGACGGAATCTACTGGAAATACTGTGATATTCCGACCTGCCAAA TGCCTGGTAACCTGGGCTGTTTTAAGGACAGCGGTGATCCAACACCTTTATCTGGAGGCTACCAGACCTCCAACAAACTCACCATTCAGAACTGCATCAGCTTCTGCCGCAACCAAAGATACAAG CTTGCCGGTATGGAATCAGGCTATGCTTGTTTCTGTGGCAACGACATTGATTACCATCGTCACGGTGACGCTCCGAGCACAGAGTGTAACCATGTGTGTTTTGGAGATCACACTCAGCCATGTGGAGGCGACGGGCGCGTCATAGTCTTCGACA CAAAAGTAGGTGCTTGTGGGGGAAACTACACATCGCCCTCCGCAGTGATCTACTCTCCTGATTTCCCGGACAAATACAAACCTGGCAGGGTCTGCTACTGGACCATTCAG GTTCCAGGTGCTTCTGTCATTCTGTTCAACTTTACTTTCTTCAACATCGTGGATCAGACTGATATGGTGGAGCTGTTGGATGGCTTCTCCAATCAGGTGGTGGCGCGATTCGATGGCCGCAATCCACCGCGGGACATCGTGAACGTCACTGCAGACTTtgtcattttgtatttttactcAGACAGGACAAACGAGGCGCAAGGATTTTCTGTTCTTTATCATG CTTTAAGCAATCAAGCCGTCACACCTCTGGAGgaggatgatgatggtgatgaagAGGACACCAGTACAGTGCAGCCGCATACGGGAAGCACTACGGCAAAATCAAACACCAGTCAGAATGGAAAATCCTCCCTCCGGTACTATGTTATCACATCAAGTCCTGCAAACATGCCAGGTCAGTGGCATGAACCGGGCCGGACCGCGGGCCACAGCACCA TGTGGACCATCTACGCATTAGCTGCTCTGCTAACGCTAACAGTCATAGCCATGGTGGCTAAGCTGCTCCTGCATCTTACTGTAAA ATCCCCGTCCATCCCGTCAATCAGCGGGTCGGATTCGTGCGCGCAGAGCACCACGTCTGAACCCTGGATCATCTTCTACAGACCTTCCACCATCTCTCTGTTTAAGAAGAAACTCAAGAACCACCATGGAGACCTCAGCCCTCTCGTGGGAAACTAA
- the kremen1 gene encoding kremen protein 1 isoform X2, with amino-acid sequence MDPWRIAALLLAACLGASASDQFDTECYTANGEDYRGRQNQTSLEGGRPCLFWNETFQHPYNTIKYPNGEGGLGPHNFCRNPDGDVRPWCYIADLEDGIYWKYCDIPTCQMPGNLGCFKDSGDPTPLSGGYQTSNKLTIQNCISFCRNQRYKLAGMESGYACFCGNDIDYHRHGDAPSTECNHVCFGDHTQPCGGDGRVIVFDTKVGACGGNYTSPSAVIYSPDFPDKYKPGRVCYWTIQVPGASVILFNFTFFNIVDQTDMVELLDGFSNQVVARFDGRNPPRDIVNVTADFVILYFYSDRTNEAQGFSVLYHALSNQAVTPLEEDDDGDEEDTSTVQPHTGSTTAKSNTSQNGKSSLRYYVITSSPANMPVWTIYALAALLTLTVIAMVAKLLLHLTVKSPSIPSISGSDSCAQSTTSEPWIIFYRPSTISLFKKKLKNHHGDLSPLVGN; translated from the exons AGTGTTATACAGCAAATGGAGAGGACTACAGAGGTCGACAGAACCAGACAAGCCTGGAAGGAGGAAGACCGTGCCTTTTCTGGAATGAGACTTTCCAGCATCCATACAACACCATCAAATACCCCAATGGAGAAGGAGGTCTTGGACCACACAACTTCTGCAG GAACCCAGATGGAGATGTTCGGCCGTGGTGTTATATCGCAGATCTCGAGGACGGAATCTACTGGAAATACTGTGATATTCCGACCTGCCAAA TGCCTGGTAACCTGGGCTGTTTTAAGGACAGCGGTGATCCAACACCTTTATCTGGAGGCTACCAGACCTCCAACAAACTCACCATTCAGAACTGCATCAGCTTCTGCCGCAACCAAAGATACAAG CTTGCCGGTATGGAATCAGGCTATGCTTGTTTCTGTGGCAACGACATTGATTACCATCGTCACGGTGACGCTCCGAGCACAGAGTGTAACCATGTGTGTTTTGGAGATCACACTCAGCCATGTGGAGGCGACGGGCGCGTCATAGTCTTCGACA CAAAAGTAGGTGCTTGTGGGGGAAACTACACATCGCCCTCCGCAGTGATCTACTCTCCTGATTTCCCGGACAAATACAAACCTGGCAGGGTCTGCTACTGGACCATTCAG GTTCCAGGTGCTTCTGTCATTCTGTTCAACTTTACTTTCTTCAACATCGTGGATCAGACTGATATGGTGGAGCTGTTGGATGGCTTCTCCAATCAGGTGGTGGCGCGATTCGATGGCCGCAATCCACCGCGGGACATCGTGAACGTCACTGCAGACTTtgtcattttgtatttttactcAGACAGGACAAACGAGGCGCAAGGATTTTCTGTTCTTTATCATG CTTTAAGCAATCAAGCCGTCACACCTCTGGAGgaggatgatgatggtgatgaagAGGACACCAGTACAGTGCAGCCGCATACGGGAAGCACTACGGCAAAATCAAACACCAGTCAGAATGGAAAATCCTCCCTCCGGTACTATGTTATCACATCAAGTCCTGCAAACATGCCAG TGTGGACCATCTACGCATTAGCTGCTCTGCTAACGCTAACAGTCATAGCCATGGTGGCTAAGCTGCTCCTGCATCTTACTGTAAA ATCCCCGTCCATCCCGTCAATCAGCGGGTCGGATTCGTGCGCGCAGAGCACCACGTCTGAACCCTGGATCATCTTCTACAGACCTTCCACCATCTCTCTGTTTAAGAAGAAACTCAAGAACCACCATGGAGACCTCAGCCCTCTCGTGGGAAACTAA